AGCTCTGCACAGAATCCAAGGTCTTTGTTTATACTTTACAGAAAGAATTATCTGAAACAATTACCATTACCTCTCTTCACAGCTTCATGAATAGGAGAAGCAAAGTGattctccaggtgtggcctggcccCAAATTCAAGTAACATGTTGACACAAGCTGCACTGCCACTGCAGCAAGCGTTAAACAAAGGTGTAACCCCATCCACCGTGGCTGCATTGACCTGAAAtattgggaggagggagagaaaagtgaGAAAAGATGGGTGGCATTGTAACAAATTTTTACCCGTGTCTTACTAAAGCTTCCACTATCCCAGAAGAAAAATAGCTTTCTGCAATTAGTTAAGACCTGCCAAACAGAGACTTGCTCTTTGAACAAgttctgcttatcagtacattatttatTGGGTTCTTCTTGCAAAGATTTTTCCCATCAAGGCAGACAGAAGCCttctagagtttatttatttctttttattgaaatacacTCTAGTCTTTTAAATAAGCAAGATATCAACAcatatgattattaatataaatcctacgaagatggaacacagaaaagcaataagaattaggtttgcttACATTTCCCAATAACTCTTAAGTTTCaaacaatcaaagtttctatgaaatgcattaagatgcCCATAGcatacaatacaaaggaaagattCTCATGcaatttcttccaatcagaactctgaCATACaatctgaatttgcatgttttataggttatcttatgcaaatatctaaaatctttttcatgtgatagcataaacAGTCATTGGCTTGAAACTTAATTAAATAGTCATATTTTCTATTGAATAACATTCTAATTAGCCCAAAAGTGATGTTATAtctaacttgcaaaacaaaactgtgagaaatgacagaaagagttaaatagtaaagagtccagtggcacctttaagagtaaccaactttattgtagtataagctttcgagaaccacagctctcttcatcatatgcatcagagagctgtggttctcaaaagcttatgctacaataaagttggttagtcttaaaggtattactggactcttttctattttgcaactacacactaacacagctaactccactGGAGAAAGAGTTAAATTAGTAGATCACCATTGGTCCATTCTGTGATTggagaacattaatctagatagtgTCCACTATTTTgaattagctgtcaaagatgaaagttAACCTGCTTTTGTTATTCAACACTGAAAAAAACACAAGATAGTTCATGCAAAGTGTAGAAGTTCActtagaatacatgtgtattgcTTTGTATTGCTTTGTGTACTGTGCTTCAATCTATATTACTACAACAGCGTTAGATATTTTAGCACTTTGCATCAATGAGCACCTTAAAAAACTTTGTACTTTTCAGAATTACACTTTATCCAGTGTATCCAGACTATATCCCTGCCACCGGGGACGCTATCATAATTTTTGTATCAGACTGGAtgattttataatgcttttatgtgtttttatggaacTGTATTTCattatgtattgtgttttaaatggtgtgatACACTCTGAGCgtacttgcagggagggcggaatagaagctgaataaaataaataagtaaaatattttCCACCCAATGAAATGGGTGGGATactttccaccaatttccccttTGTTCTGCAGACCCCTAATTTGCCTTTCATGCTGTTCTTGTCTCCCAGCAGCAACATTCTGGGTAaatcagctgggggaggggggtgttctgttccactgatagaagtgcccagttcagcgaGTTCTGCAGCTCctccatcatgccagaaaattaCATCATGGACATCATAGTGCTCTGTGCACTATGTCCATGCTCCAAAGCgtccattttctccgggggaactgatctctgttgcctggagatcagttgtacttccaggagagctgcaggccccacctggaggttggcaatcataaGGCCCTGCATAGAGAGGGAAGGTCTTCGTTTGCTGAACCTTGGCAACAGTGAGGCTGCTGTCAGAGGGAGCTCATCCCTCACCCCAAGGTGGGGGCAAGCCTGACCTGAAAGGGATATGCTATTAAAATAATGGTTGGAATACAGTCAGATAGTCACTAGGGGACTTTTATTGTTTTTCTAGCTGGCTTTTTTCTGTGAAAGTTTTGCCCTTTGTTAAACGACCTTATCTGCATAATTGCTTTCTTATTGCATCTATTGTTACATTCTTTGTTCAATAAATTAGGCTTTTTTGTTCAACTTGCCTGGGTCCTTCATACCTCATATTAGGGATTCTATTCCCCCagtggggcaggagatcccccgctcccacctttcaccccctgccactgcttacctgactggtggggggtggggaaggtggGGAACAGCCCTCCCAGGTGCTTCACTGACATCATAGCACttccctgagagtgctcccatgctacTCAGTGGGCagatttgggccctaaattggcctgctgtgaagtgtgtgTGCACTCCACcgccttgcacaatgatgtcacttcctagaagtgacatcattgtgctggtaTGGGAGAATACCAGGAGCAACAATAAGGTAAATCCAAGGTCCTTcactcccgccaggagggtaaggggacctggcagctctacCTCATATTCAGCAACACAACAGGGCCTACCCTGACTGAAAAGAAagctgtctgagggccaaactacaagtgacgaatgacacagattggacacttgtcagcttccctcaagttttgatgggaaatgtaggcatcctggtcttgcagcttggctctctgactactgtccaatggacttttcagctgtcacttgtccaacattctgccaagctgcctacatttcccatcagaacttgagggaagctgacaagtgtccaacctgtgtcattcgtcacttgtagtttggccctcagtggcaaGGAGGGTACTTTGGGTCCTCCCCAGCCAAGCTGTTGAACCACACTGGTGGCAGGCAGCCACGGTCTTTGCCTGCTCTAGGACTGAAGGGGGCAGGAGGGAAGCAAGGAGGCGGGGCCTCGAGGGATCCTTGGAAGGGATATCCTGTGTACAGACAAGCCCCTGCATGGCTGTGTCCTGTGACAGACACTATTAAAAGCATTTGATGTGCATGGTTCCCCTTTCAGATAAGATATGAGGCAGCATTAGAGAAGTAATGCATGTTGTAATACTCACATGAGCACCATTCTCCAGCAAGACTTTTGCACAGGCAACATGGCCTCCCAGACATGCATCATGGAGAGCAGAAACACGGTCAATTGTAACAATGTTCACATTGAATCCCTAGAACTCAGAACAAAGGTGTCGGAGGGAAAAATATCATGTAATAGAAAAAAATTCTactcatattttttaaaaggtacataaTTGTCAGAGACAGTTCACATATTGGCAAAAATTCTATTGAATCAGTAATTATTATCCTGAGGCATGCACAGTTTTAATTATCCCAGCGCTCATTTACTTCTCCGGTGGAGAAATTTGATACAAAAATTGAAATCCAGCAAAGTTACTGTACAGTATAGTCTGCTCCAGAGTATAGCCCAGAATGACAGCTAATAGCCAATCAGCTACAGAGACTGCGTAGTATACAGCGTGCTAGACTGTGAGTGAATGGGCTGCACTCAGGTTGTCTTACTTAACTGTGAAATTATCATTGGGTTCATGTGCCTTGTTCCTTCCATCTTGCACAGAGAATCAGAGATTAAAAATTAATTCCAGTTACCCCAATGTATGCTAAGAATTACTCCTCCCTAGTTCCTAAACTGGGGTTTAATCCAGGTTTAGAATCCAGGTTAGTGGGGAAAATTTAACTCTATTAACTTTCATTCATATATTAGGGGCAACTGGAATTAAAATTTAACAGCTGTTCTCCATCtgaaaagggagggagaaggagcaaGGAAGACAGGAGCCTGGCAATAAGCAGGTTTGTGGTCATTTTTACCTTCAGTAACATACGTAGGCCCCTTGTAAGCCAGCTTCTGAAGTTAGGCAACCACACTGGACATAGTGTAGGAACTGCAGTCAGTAAATTGGAAGCTTTCACATTCCTCTTGCACAAGTAATGGAAGAGCTAGTGCAAGACTGCCCAATCCTACCTACCCCCTACCCACAGAGGCTTCATCCCTCTGTGCTACATCCCATGATGTTCTTTCAGGAGTAGCTTTTTGGGTGGCTTAGGGGGTTGCAGAGTGAAAAATTGCTTCTGTGAACTCAAGCTAATATATTTCCAAAATTATTCTAATATATTCATCTAAAAAGAAGCTTTGATtgttcaatcaaaaagagtccagtagcacctttaagactaaccaactttattgtcagatgcataagctttcgagaatcacagttctcttcgtcagatgcatctgacgaagagaactgtgattctcaaaagcttatgctacaataaagttggttagtcttaaaagtgctactggactctttttgattttgctgctacagactaacacggctaactcctctgcatctttgatTGTTTacaaaccttccccccccccatcaatagTGACAATGATAGTTTAGGCAAGACAGAAAGATTCACCTCTTAAGATTAAGGAAAATATACTTGAATACCAGAAGAGCTGCAGAACCTTCCCTACAGCCAAACAAATGGGGTTGGGTGAGGTGACTGAGAATGCTAAAAATTGCAAGCAACTTTTCTGACAGAATATCCATTTTGATAACTTTTCAGTGTAAAGCACTGGCAAATATCCAGCAACAACACTCATCAGAGGATATGACCAAAATTTCAGAAATTGCTTgtaaaagtggtggtggtggagagtgccatcaagtcatatcccccttatggcaacctctgatgaggttttcacggcaagagactaacagaggaggtttgctattgcctgccgcTGCAACCTTGCTTTGAATCTATTTGCTTGAGATTTCTTACCTGTGCTATCAATGTTTTCAAAGACAGGAGGCGTCCTTGAAATGCAGCTTCATGAAGAGGAGATCTATCTGCCCATGAGCCTAGAAATAAGATAAAATCCACTGACAACatctaaagatgtggaaatacaaacattttaaagCTTTTTCTGCTTGGGGAAAAATGCAATCCTCTACCATCAAGGATCACTTCTGAAGTCATCTCATCTTTGTTTTCCCACTCTCCCCCAACAACATCCAATGAGGTGGAGCACAGATAGGGAAATACCCACATGCAATGACTATCATATTGTACAACTGAACTTATAGTTTATGGGGGAAGAACTCTGTACACAGCTGTAATTTTCAGAAACAGCACTATGTCATGCTCAAATAGTTCTAATTTTTATTCACAGTTTCTCCCATTGTCTTGGCCCAAGGCACTCGGTTTTAGAGTAGAAACGACAATTACCTCCGTATAGAACAATATGATCATAATGAATGTTATGAGTTATGGTATACCTTAGCAGTATGTTTACACCTTAATGAAGCATCTTATAGAAAGTCCCCAAAGCAACAAAAGGCAGCCATGATCCAAATCTTCCTTCCAGTTCCCTCTTGCCCAATGTTTTCGATAAGAAGAGCGCTATCAGTGCCATGCACATTCAACAGAATAGCTCcttgctgggtttttttgcagGAGTAACAAGGATATCAAACTGAGCTGTGGATTCTTGGACCCTTTATAATTTAAAAGAAGCAAGATATTGCATTGACAAACAAAGGCACTTGGTAATAGCAGCTCCCTCCATGACTGAAGCACAGGGCAGTGAAAAGATAGGCTGGAGGGTCTTGAGGCACAGCTGGCTGTAGCAGCTCTTTAGACTGGTAACCACTGCAATCACTGAGAAATTTCTTTctacatacattttttaaaaaaccaaccgcTTAAATCAGAGTTAATGTATGACTCACACATATAATATATGTGTGAGTCATACATTAACACACGTATATGCcatacttttaaatttttttggacACTTTTGGAATTCACGACCATGTTCAGGAATAAATGCCCTGGGCAAATCAGACCAAGGGTGCATCTAGTCCTGCATGTTATTTCCATGTCTAGATAAGAAGTCTATTGGAAGTTTACAAGTGGGATGAAGACACAATTCTCTCCTGTTATCTGTCCCAGCATTTGGCATAACACCTGTGACCATACCATGCAGGCTGCTGGAAATAGTCTCATGAATGGAGACTGGTAATGATTCCTGGCTGTGCAAGTTCCATTAAGCTTCAGCAGCTGAAACAGAGTTTCCATTCCTTTGTTCCCAGTGAATAAGGAAATAGAAAAACTAATTTTTTGTGGCAAACTTTTAAAATCTATTCCCATTTTATTGTAGAACAAATACTAAACTGATAGGACCTTTTGTGTAATGTAGCTGAGGTTTGAATGTGACTGCTCAAATCTTTGTGCTCTTAAACTCAAATGATAAAAATAGCAACTTTGTGGTGACACTGTAACCTAAACATTAAATATGACTGATCTTCAACATTTGCTCTGAGAACACAACATTTGCAATCTATAAAAAGCTGTACATGCCTGCTTTTTTATTACAAACATACACTTGACTTGGCACAAACACACCTATGTAATTCCACTCTAGCTAGAAAAAAACGTACCTCCCTGAAGAGTATGGCAAATGTAGTTCCCATAAGGGGTCTTTCTTAACTCTCCCAGAGTGGTGAGATTTGTTTGAAGTTCTAAAGATAAATCCAGCAGCTTTAACTCCCTCTTCTTTAGATGGCATTACTTTAAAGCTTAACTGTGACCCTGTGTCTGCCGTCTAATTGAGAGCAGAGGTGAAGTGGTCATGACTGTTTTGAAAGATGATACCCAATGGGACAGTATTACAGGAGGCAACTTGGCAGAGAAAAAGATGGTAGAGAAACTAGCATGCCTATAAAAGCTATAAGCATTAGCacctttatttaaaatgtatgtttttaaattaCACTAGAAAGACTTTGGTAAAAGAAACTGTTGTGACAACAGAACTACACACTACCTTCTAACACTGCAGGCAGGAGTTAACTATAGCCTAAAAAAGCTTTCTAAGAGGTTGCATTTGGATGACTTGCCCTACTcatattttaaagcatttttattaACTCGGGTAATACAACTTAAAGatatttagatccagaggagttagccgtgttggtctgtagttggaaaatagtagagtccagtagcacctttaagactaaccaactttactgtagcataagctttcgagaaccacaactctttttgtcagatgcatggagataCTTAGATTCCCTGTGTATATGCTAAATATCTTcttaagcattttattttaactgAAAGGAAAAGCAGTTCAGGCAAAATTGggttttgaaatttttttttcatatttttactTTTTAAGATTTACAGAGTTACTACTGTGgcacatttaatttatttattgtttattttcagCTTACAAAGGAGTGGCATAGTGTTCAATTAGGATGGGGTTGCCAGGAAACTTACtggtaactttgggtcagtcattctCAGCCCagtctacctcacagagctgttgtgaggataaaatggcagaagcaagaaccctgagctccttggagggttgGGATAAAAATGCGTCAAATAAAGCTCTAGGCAAAAGGTAAACCATAAAGAAGATTTTTCACAAGGCCAGTTAAATTGTCTGTATGGAACTCTCCATTCTGTTAAGTTTGCTGCCAAACAATTTTGCTATAACCAAGTATCACAAAAAACCACAAGAAGACAAATTGGAAGCAACCCTGAAGGCCACCGAAGGCCACCTCTCAGCCCCCTACATGCATTAATCCCCAGCATAATCCAGGCCACAGCGCAACAGAGAGCAAAGCAGTGAGGGTATATCACTCCAAGAAAAGCAAAGCCGCATGCTACTGTGGTTCAAGCAGGCAGTAGTCATCTCACAGGCCTTTTCAGAACATGCATGCACTCAGCTcacagttttttttccattctggACTATGGCAAGGAAGCAATTAACATCCATTTCTAACCATTTGATTGGGAAAAGCATAATATGTGTCAGAACTATTTAGTGTCTTTAATCACTTTTTACCTGGGGCTATTCCATAGATTTCTTCTGCTATCCTGGCAGCTTCTTTCCTGTTCCCTTTCACAATATAGAAATGAGTCAGTAAAGCCAAAGAGTTTTTAATTAAAAGcttgaaacaaaacaaagcaaagattgcaaaataaatgttattaaaagCATAGAGTAGCGTACTGCCCTCCATTTTGGTTTGCCCTTTGTAGAATTTCACAGGTCTACTAAGGTTCAGTTCCCTGTTACTGCTATCATATGACATCTATTTTTAAACTTTCCAGCAGTTGATGCTCACTTACCAAAAATAtatcctgtttatttatttattaacagcgAGTTATTAAATAACAATGCTTAgaattaaaagaatttttttctttgttaaatACATTGCTCCTTCAAACGAGTCCAAAAATGAAACAATACGGCTTAGCATATATAAAGGACATCCAGAAGACAGAGAATGTTAAAATAAGCAACTTTCTAAAATTCATACAAATCTAAACTCATAATATGCGATTTCTAACGTTCTAGTTTGACTGTatggtggctttttaaaaacatgttacaGGATATTGTGTCTTTTGGACTGTGAGGGCAATTTCATTTTGAGTTTTCACACATGTGCAGGTGTAATCCCCATGAGCTATTTGGTTTGGCCCAGTAGGGCAGAGGCAGAATCTGGAGTCAGgcaagaggctggttgctggggaccTTGATAACATTTTATGTTCTCAtaaccttgaataagggctgcaATTCCCAAGCTGAAGATAGGAGCCTGggctccagtttgtgaagcaaaggATTCTGGCACTTGACGGGACTCAAAAAGTTGGACTTTGCTTACTCTGAAGTGGTTTCAACAGACAACTAGTTACTTGGCTGAACTCAAAGACATTCTTgactgcaagtttctgttctttttaGTATGTACCTGTTCTTTTGGTTAAAAAAAGTTATATTGTTCTGATTGTTGAAAGATTTGGTTTAGAGACATAGCACCCACACAGAAAGAGATTATACAGGCACATACATATGCAGCACTCATGAAGAGATaaaagaagggagagagagcAGCTGCATGAGGGTCTTATCAACACAGGGAAATCTTTGATCCCATTAAAAGATGATGTCATAGCATGGGATGTATGCATAGGAAGACCATGCAAGCCAGCTAGTCTGAAATATCCCCCTTATCCCATGTTT
The DNA window shown above is from Eublepharis macularius isolate TG4126 chromosome 3, MPM_Emac_v1.0, whole genome shotgun sequence and carries:
- the ASB11 gene encoding ankyrin repeat and SOCS box protein 11 codes for the protein MEGSTLLYAFNNIYFAIFALFCFKLLIKNSLALLTHFYIVKGNRKEAARIAEEIYGIAPGSWADRSPLHEAAFQGRLLSLKTLIAQGFNVNIVTIDRVSALHDACLGGHVACAKVLLENGAHVNAATVDGVTPLFNACCSGSAACVNMLLEFGARPHLENHFASPIHEAVKRGHRECMEILLANGVDVDQEDPQLGTSLYVACVNQRTDCAKKLLELGANVDLGKQLDTPLHAAARKSSVEIVNLLTDYGASLTCRNSEFKCALDLAAPNSSVEQALLLREGPASLAQLCRLCIRKCLGRSCLYVVHKLCLPEPLEKFLLFR